The genomic stretch CTCTCGGCGATACGGCGCTCACGTCAACGGTCAATACGACGCGGCGGGACGGCGGCGGCTTCTTCAGCAAGAAATACAAGACGAAGTTCTCGCCGGACTTCTTCTATGCCAATGCGGCTTACAGCTCGTTTCTCGGGGCTCAGGGTACCGGCCAGCTTCTGCTTTCCGATGTGATGGGAAATCAGTTGTTGTATGTCACGACCGATTTGTATTATGACCTGAAGAATCTGGACAACACGAATTTCTCGCTGCAATACCTGTATTTGCCGCACCGGATTAATTACGGGATTGGATTCTACCGGTATGTGTATTATCTTGACGCCGGGAATCTGAAAGATCAAACCATTCAGCTTAATCTGAATGCGTCCTATCCTATCTCCAAGTATTCGCGGGCCGATCTCGACGTGAACGCCCTGGCGATTGACCGGTCGAAGTTCGATGATCCGGCGAACGACTATCTGTTTGATCACCGCCGCCGGGCCGTGGTGCCGTCGCTTTCGTACATCCATGATACAGTATTGTGGGGCTCAACGGGTCCAGTGAACGGCAGCCGTTACCGGTTTTCGCTGTCGGCCAGCCCGGCTCTCGGGAGCAACACTCCGGGAAATAGCTACCCCTACGCTCAGTTCTATACGGTGAAAGGCGACGTTCGGGATTACTTCCGGCTTAACAAGGATTTCTCGCTGGCGTCACGGATTACGGCAGGACTCTCCGGCGGACCGAATCCCCAGAGCTTCTATCTGGGCGGTGTATCCAACTGGCTGAATACCCGTTATGAGAACAGCCGGGTTCCGGACGACATCGATGCCTTCTACTTCTCGAGTTTTGTCACACCGTACCGCGGCGCGAACTACTTTGAGAAGGCCCACACCGGGAACCGCTTCTTCCTGGTGAACCAGGAACTCCGATTCCCGCTGATTGAACAGATGCAGATGCGTTATCCCTTGCCGGTAGCCTTTTACGACATTCGCGGCGCGGTATTTACGGATATTGGAGCCGCGTGGCAGGATGACGCGTTCAAACTCACAGCCGTTGGCGCCAACGGCAAGCGCGTTTTGAAGGATCCGCAGGCGGCCTTTGGTTTGGGAATGCGAGCCAATTTGGGTATGTTTATCCTGCATTGGGATCTCGCATGGTCAACCGACGGTACAAGTGTATCCAAGCCGCGTTATTTCTTCTCTCTCGGTTCGGAGTATTAAGTTCGATTAACTTCGACGGCAGTACCTTATGGCTCTCACTCTTCCCGGACGCGCAATAGCCTTTGTTGGCCGTGGCACCATCAGCTTTTTCCGCGAGATGGGGCGGTTTGGCATCCTCATGGCCAGAGTCTTCCGCGAAATGCGGGGAATCCTCGCCGACAGGGACCTGTTCTTTCAGGAGTGTGTCACGCTGGGAGTAGACAGCCTGCCCCTCGTCATTGTGGTGGGTGTCTTCACCGGAGCCGTAGCCGGATGGCAGGGGCATTACCAGCTTCAGGGCTTTGCACCGTATGATCTGATCGGTCCGGCTACCTTTAAGGCAGTGATGCTGGAGTTGGGTCCGGTGCTGACCGCCCTGGTCATTGCCGGACGTGTCTCCGCGTCCATCGCCGCCGAGATTGGCACGATGAAGGTCACCGAACAGATCGATGCCCTCGAATCCATGGCCATCTCCAGCGTCCGTTTTCTGGCCGTGCCGCGCATTGCGGCGATGACCGTGATGATGCCGATGCTGGTGATTCAGGCCGTAACAGTGGCGATGTTCGGCGCGTTCTTCGTGCTCACGGTCTTTCTGTCGATGACGTCCCAGCAGTTCTGGGGTCTGATCCCGAATTTCTTTCTAATCTTCGACGTCTTTTCCGGTCTGTTGAAGGCCCTGCTTTTCGGACTTAGCTCCGCCATGATCGGCTGTTATGTTGGTTTCCGCACCGAGGGTGGCGCGGAAGGCGTGGGACAGGCGACAATCAAGGCGTTCGTCTGGGCATGCCTGACGATTCTGGTGTTAGACTTTACATTAGCTCTTATCCTCTTCTAACTTCCGTGGGTATCCCTGCGGGGGACCTCACTCATCCACATTTTCGGCCATGATTGAAGTTCGTGACCTCTACAAGTCCTTCGGCGACAAACAGGTGCTGAAGGGTGTGAATTTGAATATTGAGACGGGCGAGTCCATTACGATTATTGGACAGTCCGGCGGGGGCAAGTCTGTGCTCCTCAAGCACCTTGTCGGCCTTCTGGCGCCGGACTCGGGCGCGGTGATTGTAGACGGACGGAATATCACCAGGGCCCGCCGGCGAGAACTCTACGCGATCCGTAAGAAGATGGGCGTGCTCTTTCAGGGGGCCGCCCTCTTTGACTCCATGACTGTGGAGCAGAACGTGGCCCTCGGTCTCAGAACCCACACGAAGAAGACCGAAGAAGAGATCGCGGAGCGGGTCAAGTACTGCCTTGAACTGGTCAACATGGACGGCACGCAGAACCTGAAACCTGCGGAGCTGTCAGGTGGCATGAAGAAGCGCATCGGGCTGGCACGGGCCATCGCCATGGAGCCGGCTTATATTCTTTATGATGAGCCGACCACAGGTTTGGACCCGATCACGGCGGACGCTATTAACGATCTGATCATCACTATGAACCGCGAACTGCACGTGACGAATATTGTCGTGACGCACGATATGGTATCCGCCTACAAGGTGTCAGAACGGATTGTGATGCTCTACGATGGCGAGATTGTGTTCTCCGGCACTCCGGAGGAGACACAGAACACGGACATTGACATCGTGCATAAATTCGTTACTGGCGAATCCGACAAACCCAACGGCAAACCGTACGTAGTCACTCACTACCGGTAACAGATCGTCATTGCTGAGATAGCAAAAGCCCCGCGCGAGCGGGGCTTTTGATGTATAGGAACTCTCGATGAAAGGTCAGTGCGTGATTTCGAGAAGGCCGGTTGTATCCTGCGCCACGATCCGGTTGCCGCTGGCGGGAATGGCCATGGTGCCCGAATGGGTGATGCGGACGGGAGATTGCCCCGGGGCGGCGGTGAACAGACCATCGAGCCGGTCACCGGACAGTGCGGTGAAGACGAATCCATTGCCCTGCGGGAAGGGAGCGGGCGCTGCGCCGCCGCCAATGGTGGTGGGTGCCCCGGACACACTGGCTGTGGAGATGGAAGGATTGCCGTTGGTCGTAGAACCGTACACGAGGGTTCGGGAATCACCCAGCCAATAGTAGACCAGCACTCTTCCTGCGACAGTGTCGCGGGCGGTAGTTTCCACGTTGGCGACCACCAGTGTACGCCCTTCAATGCCGCCGGGGACCAGATAGGCAATCCGGCTGCCGTCCGGTGACACTTCGGGAGATGTTCCTCGAATGCTGAGGGGTGTTGGTTCCGTGCCGCTCAAAGGAATCTGAACGATGTCGGAATTGCCGGTGCTGTCTTCAGGACCCGCACAGACAATCCCTCCCGTACCGGGCAGGAACCGGGGATGCGAACCGCGATCCCACAATCGGGTCAGTGCGGTCGGCGCGTCCGGATGGCCCAGATAAATGCCGGCATTGGCGCCGCCCGGTGCTCCCGGGGCAGAAAAACAAAAACGTGTTCCGTCATTGGACCACGCGTAATCGGCACGGGCATCCGGGCCGCTGGGATTGATCAAGGTGGCCGCGCCATTACTCAGCAGATAAAGTCCCGCAGGGGACTCTTCCTGCATGAACAAAATGGCGTTGCTGGTCGGAGATGGCACCGGATGTGATCCGCGAGGCCAGATCTGCTGCACAGTCCAGAGAGACGGCGCGGATTGTGTCGAAGACTTGCTGCAGCCGAGGCAGAAAATGAGCACCATAGCAAGCAGAACCGCAACCATCTTACTCATGTTTCACTACCCCGTAGCTAATCTTAGTTATCCAACACCTAATCGCGGTTTTCCCGGCAGAAATTCACGTGATAGAGGGAGTTTTTCAGCATCTCAAGAGGCATTCCTCCTCTCTACTATTAACTTATCCTCTATTATACGCGAAATTCACATGCTTATCTCATAAATTTAAGTCCGTTATGAGTTATCCACATAGTGTGGATAAACAAATAATTGACTTGACTATCGGAGACGCTTGTCCTATCTTTGGTACGGTTTCCCAAAGATTGGCAGAAAGTGGAGCGAATGCCCATACGAGGCAAGATACCTTTTCTCGGACACTTCTCCGGACTGATTGACGACAAGGGAAGATTGTCTATCCCCGCTGACTATCGGCATGCATTGCCGGAAGACAGTGGGGGGACCATTGTCCTCACGCCCGGCAGCAGCGAGTTCCTGAATGTCTTTCCTCTGGATCTATTCAACAATGTCTGGGAACAGGCGGACTCCAACTCCCTCGGTTTTGCCAGTGATGACAGTCTGGCGCGAGATACCGCTCTGTTGAGCGAAGC from bacterium encodes the following:
- a CDS encoding cell division/cell wall cluster transcriptional repressor MraZ — translated: MPIRGKIPFLGHFSGLIDDKGRLSIPADYRHALPEDSGGTIVLTPGSSEFLNVFPLDLFNNVWEQADSNSLGFASDDSLARDTALLSEAVYREIDSQGRITVPQSLLKQAGIGREVVFMGRWNHFVIWDAQAFEAYRTGHKLTAGDAWKTLLDHRQKA
- a CDS encoding ABC transporter ATP-binding protein, with translation MIEVRDLYKSFGDKQVLKGVNLNIETGESITIIGQSGGGKSVLLKHLVGLLAPDSGAVIVDGRNITRARRRELYAIRKKMGVLFQGAALFDSMTVEQNVALGLRTHTKKTEEEIAERVKYCLELVNMDGTQNLKPAELSGGMKKRIGLARAIAMEPAYILYDEPTTGLDPITADAINDLIITMNRELHVTNIVVTHDMVSAYKVSERIVMLYDGEIVFSGTPEETQNTDIDIVHKFVTGESDKPNGKPYVVTHYR
- a CDS encoding ABC transporter permease, translated to MALTLPGRAIAFVGRGTISFFREMGRFGILMARVFREMRGILADRDLFFQECVTLGVDSLPLVIVVGVFTGAVAGWQGHYQLQGFAPYDLIGPATFKAVMLELGPVLTALVIAGRVSASIAAEIGTMKVTEQIDALESMAISSVRFLAVPRIAAMTVMMPMLVIQAVTVAMFGAFFVLTVFLSMTSQQFWGLIPNFFLIFDVFSGLLKALLFGLSSAMIGCYVGFRTEGGAEGVGQATIKAFVWACLTILVLDFTLALILF